In a genomic window of Nocardiopsis mwathae:
- a CDS encoding alpha/beta hydrolase-fold protein: MELTSPALLWTVSACTAAAFVAVIVFWRHAARSGILGVVSRGLMIGVVQLCALATLGLVANLHFSFYGTWDDLLGKDAPSAAPSDSGGDDGGSVAEPLPDDDVTSQVPEKMGKLEKVQFKGARSGLSDTAYVLLPPEYFAKSHAEERFPVGVLLTGFPGEARNLVERMKLPEVVSDLRKQGKVQPMIWVMARPSTDPPHDTECVDVPGGPQAGTYYAQDLPEAMSARYRTAPTKDGWAIMGNSAGGSCAMRLAMMHPNSYTAAVSLAGDFRAIQDEQTGDLYGGSAKFRQENDLFWRLENRPMPPVDILVTRILDGGDGDPAEPKRFADLAEPPLQIDLLERKSGGHNFVTWNAELYDAVPWVSDRMKADDGTGGDAKDKL, from the coding sequence GTGGAATTGACCAGTCCCGCTCTGCTCTGGACGGTGAGCGCCTGCACCGCCGCGGCGTTCGTCGCCGTGATCGTGTTCTGGCGGCATGCCGCCCGCTCCGGCATCCTCGGTGTGGTGTCGCGTGGGCTGATGATCGGGGTGGTCCAGCTGTGCGCGCTCGCCACCCTCGGGCTCGTCGCCAACCTGCACTTCTCCTTCTACGGGACGTGGGACGACCTGCTCGGCAAGGACGCGCCGTCCGCCGCCCCGAGTGACAGCGGGGGCGACGACGGCGGCTCCGTCGCCGAACCGCTGCCCGACGACGACGTGACCTCCCAGGTGCCCGAGAAGATGGGCAAGCTGGAGAAGGTGCAGTTCAAGGGGGCGCGCAGTGGGCTGTCGGACACGGCCTACGTGCTGCTGCCGCCCGAGTACTTCGCCAAGTCGCACGCCGAGGAGCGGTTCCCGGTCGGCGTCCTGCTGACCGGCTTCCCGGGTGAGGCCCGCAACCTGGTGGAACGGATGAAGCTGCCGGAGGTCGTCTCCGACCTGCGCAAGCAGGGCAAGGTGCAGCCGATGATCTGGGTGATGGCGCGGCCGTCCACGGACCCGCCGCACGACACCGAGTGCGTCGACGTCCCCGGCGGCCCGCAGGCCGGCACCTACTACGCCCAGGACCTGCCCGAGGCGATGTCGGCCCGCTACCGCACCGCGCCCACCAAGGACGGCTGGGCGATCATGGGCAACAGCGCCGGCGGCAGCTGCGCCATGCGCCTGGCGATGATGCACCCCAACTCCTACACCGCTGCCGTGTCCCTGGCCGGCGACTTCCGCGCGATCCAGGACGAGCAGACGGGCGACCTCTACGGGGGCAGCGCGAAGTTCCGGCAGGAGAACGACCTGTTCTGGCGGCTGGAGAACCGCCCGATGCCGCCCGTCGACATCCTCGTCACCCGCATCCTGGACGGCGGCGACGGCGACCCGGCCGAACCCAAGCGCTTCGCCGACCTCGCCGAGCCCCCGCTCCAGATCGACCTGTTGGAGCGCAAGAGCGGCGGGCACAACTTCGTCACCTGGAACGCCGAACTCTACGACGCGGTGCCGTGGGTCAGCGACCGCATGAAGGCCGACGACGGCACGGGCGGCGACGCCAAGGACAAGCTCTAG
- a CDS encoding malate dehydrogenase, protein MAQVPVNVTVTGAAGQIGYALLFRIASGQLLGADTPVKLRLLEIPQAVKAAEGTAMELDDCAFPLLQGIDIFDNPGQAFQGANVALLVGARPRTKGMERGDLLEANGGIFKPQGEAINAGAADDIRVLVVGNPANTNALIAQAHAPDVPSERFTAMTRLDHNRALTQLAKKLGVSVNEIKKLTIWGNHSATQYPDIFHAEVNGTTGAKAVGDQAWLENDFIPTVAKRGAAIIEARGASSAASAANAAIDHVYDWVNGTPEGDWTSAAIPSDGSYGVPEGLISSFPVVSRDGRWEIVQGLDIDEFSRSRIDASVGELVEERDAVRKLGLI, encoded by the coding sequence ATGGCCCAAGTACCCGTCAACGTCACCGTCACCGGCGCGGCTGGACAGATCGGCTACGCGCTGCTCTTCCGCATCGCCTCCGGCCAGCTGCTGGGCGCCGACACGCCCGTCAAGCTCCGCCTGCTGGAGATCCCGCAGGCCGTCAAGGCCGCCGAGGGCACCGCGATGGAGCTCGACGACTGCGCGTTCCCGCTGCTCCAGGGCATCGACATCTTCGACAACCCGGGTCAGGCCTTCCAGGGCGCCAACGTCGCCCTGCTCGTCGGCGCCCGCCCCCGCACCAAGGGGATGGAGCGCGGCGACCTCCTGGAGGCCAACGGCGGGATCTTCAAGCCGCAGGGCGAGGCCATCAACGCCGGCGCCGCCGACGACATCCGCGTCCTGGTCGTCGGCAACCCCGCCAACACCAACGCGCTGATCGCCCAGGCCCACGCCCCGGACGTGCCGTCGGAGCGGTTCACCGCCATGACGCGCCTGGACCACAACCGCGCACTCACCCAGCTCGCCAAGAAGCTCGGCGTCTCGGTCAACGAGATCAAGAAGCTGACCATCTGGGGCAACCACTCCGCCACCCAGTACCCGGACATCTTCCACGCCGAGGTCAACGGCACCACCGGGGCCAAGGCGGTGGGAGACCAGGCCTGGCTGGAGAACGACTTCATCCCGACCGTCGCCAAGCGCGGTGCGGCCATCATCGAGGCGCGCGGCGCTTCCTCGGCCGCCTCCGCCGCCAACGCGGCCATCGACCACGTCTACGACTGGGTCAACGGCACCCCCGAGGGCGACTGGACGTCGGCGGCCATCCCGTCCGACGGTTCCTACGGCGTCCCCGAGGGTCTGATCTCCTCCTTCCCGGTCGTCTCGCGCGACGGCCGCTGGGAGATCGTCCAGGGCCTGGACATCGACGAGTTCTCCCGCTCGCGCATCGACGCCTCCGTCGGCGAGCTGGTCGAGGAGCGCGACGCCGTCCGGAAGCTGGGCCTCATCTAG
- a CDS encoding DEAD/DEAH box helicase, with protein sequence MEGVSLIDQLPPAPEPDALFEAFASWAGERGLTLYPHQEEALIETVSGSNVILNTPTGSGKSLVAAGSLFAAIARDECAFYTAPIKALVSEKFFELCAVFGTENVGMMTGDASVNADAPIICCTAEVLANIALRDGADADIGLVVMDEFHFYAEPDRGWAWQVPLLELPQAQFLLMSATLGDVSRFEEDLTRRTGRETTVVSSAERPVPLYYSYRTTPLHETLEELLQTREAPVYIVHFTQAQAVERAQSLTSINMCTRAEKDEIAKEIGNFRFTTKFGRNLSRYVRHGIGVHHAGMLPKYRRLVERLAQAGLLKVICGTDTLGVGVNVPIRTVLFTALSKYDGTRVRRLSAREFHQIAGRAGRAGFDTVGNVVAQAPEHVIENEKALAKAGDDAKKRRKVVRKKAPDGFVGWDQGTFEKLIAAEPEPLKSRFRVSNAMLLSVIARPGDCFAAMRHLLTDNHDDRPTQRRHIREAIAMYRSLLDGGIVEKLPEPDDRGRTARLTVDLQPDFALNQPLSTFALAAFDLLDTASPSYALDVLTIVESTLDDPRQILGAQLNRARGEAIARMKADGVEYEERMERLEEVEYPKPLEELLDHAYDVYRRGHPWVGDHPLQPKSVARDLFERAMTFTDYVGFYELARSEGLVLRYLAGAYKALSQTVPEDAKTEELLDLIEWLGELVRQVDSSLLDEWEQLTNPAEEGAEAEIEERPKPVSANPRAFRVLVRNELFRRVELAARRRYAELGALDGDEGWDAEEWEEAMEAYFDEHDELGIGPDARGPKMLLIEEGSGTWQVRQVFDDPAGDRDWGISAEIDLAASDEEGRAVVRVVDVDRM encoded by the coding sequence ATGGAAGGCGTGAGTCTCATCGATCAACTCCCGCCGGCCCCTGAACCCGATGCCCTCTTCGAAGCGTTCGCGTCGTGGGCCGGAGAACGGGGGCTCACGCTCTACCCGCACCAGGAAGAAGCCCTCATCGAGACGGTGTCGGGCTCCAACGTCATCCTCAACACCCCCACCGGCTCCGGCAAGAGCCTGGTCGCCGCCGGGTCGCTGTTCGCCGCGATCGCCCGCGACGAGTGCGCCTTCTACACCGCCCCGATCAAGGCGCTGGTCTCGGAGAAGTTCTTCGAGCTGTGCGCGGTCTTCGGCACCGAGAACGTCGGGATGATGACCGGCGACGCCAGCGTCAACGCCGACGCCCCCATCATCTGCTGCACCGCCGAGGTCCTCGCCAACATCGCGCTGCGCGACGGTGCCGACGCCGACATCGGCCTGGTCGTCATGGACGAGTTCCACTTCTACGCCGAGCCCGACCGCGGCTGGGCCTGGCAGGTGCCGCTGCTGGAGCTGCCGCAGGCGCAGTTCCTGCTGATGTCGGCGACGCTCGGCGACGTCAGCCGGTTCGAGGAGGACCTGACCCGGCGCACCGGCCGGGAGACGACCGTGGTCAGCTCGGCCGAGCGCCCGGTCCCCCTCTACTACTCCTACCGGACCACGCCGCTGCACGAGACGCTGGAGGAGCTGCTCCAGACCCGCGAGGCGCCCGTCTACATCGTCCATTTCACCCAGGCGCAGGCGGTGGAGCGCGCCCAGTCGCTCACCAGCATCAACATGTGCACTCGGGCGGAGAAGGACGAGATCGCCAAGGAGATCGGCAACTTCCGTTTCACCACGAAGTTCGGCCGGAACCTCTCCCGCTACGTGCGGCACGGCATCGGCGTGCACCACGCCGGGATGCTGCCCAAGTACCGGCGCCTGGTGGAGCGGCTGGCCCAGGCCGGGCTGCTCAAGGTCATCTGCGGCACCGACACCCTGGGCGTCGGCGTCAACGTGCCGATCCGCACGGTGCTGTTCACCGCGCTGAGCAAGTACGACGGCACGCGGGTGCGCCGGCTGAGCGCGCGGGAGTTCCACCAGATCGCCGGGCGCGCCGGCCGCGCCGGGTTCGACACGGTGGGCAACGTGGTGGCCCAGGCCCCTGAGCACGTCATCGAGAACGAGAAGGCGCTGGCCAAGGCGGGCGACGATGCCAAGAAGCGGCGCAAGGTGGTGCGCAAGAAGGCCCCGGACGGTTTCGTCGGCTGGGACCAGGGCACCTTCGAGAAGCTGATCGCCGCCGAGCCCGAACCGCTGAAGTCGCGGTTCCGGGTCAGCAACGCGATGCTGCTCAGCGTCATCGCCCGCCCCGGCGACTGCTTCGCGGCGATGCGGCACCTGCTCACCGACAACCACGACGACCGCCCCACGCAGCGGCGGCACATCCGCGAGGCCATCGCGATGTACCGGTCGCTGCTGGACGGCGGCATCGTGGAGAAGCTGCCGGAGCCGGACGACCGGGGCCGCACCGCGCGCCTCACCGTGGACCTGCAGCCCGACTTCGCGCTGAACCAGCCGCTGTCGACGTTCGCGCTGGCCGCCTTCGATCTGCTCGACACGGCGTCGCCGAGCTATGCGCTGGACGTGCTGACCATCGTGGAGTCGACACTGGACGACCCGCGTCAGATCCTCGGCGCACAGCTGAACAGGGCGCGGGGCGAGGCCATCGCCCGGATGAAGGCCGACGGTGTCGAGTACGAGGAGCGGATGGAGCGGCTGGAGGAGGTCGAGTACCCCAAGCCGCTGGAGGAACTCCTCGACCACGCATACGACGTCTACCGGCGCGGCCACCCCTGGGTGGGCGACCACCCGCTGCAGCCCAAGTCGGTGGCCCGGGACCTGTTCGAGCGGGCGATGACGTTCACCGACTACGTGGGCTTCTACGAGCTGGCGCGCTCCGAGGGCCTGGTGCTGCGCTACCTCGCCGGCGCCTACAAGGCCCTCAGCCAGACCGTGCCCGAGGACGCCAAGACCGAGGAGCTGCTGGACCTCATCGAGTGGCTGGGCGAGCTGGTGCGCCAGGTCGACTCCAGCCTGCTGGACGAGTGGGAGCAGCTCACCAACCCCGCGGAGGAGGGCGCCGAGGCGGAGATCGAGGAGCGCCCGAAGCCGGTCTCCGCGAACCCGCGCGCCTTCCGCGTGCTGGTCCGCAACGAGCTGTTCCGCCGGGTCGAGTTGGCGGCGCGCCGCCGCTATGCGGAGCTGGGCGCGCTCGACGGCGACGAGGGCTGGGACGCCGAGGAGTGGGAGGAGGCGATGGAGGCCTACTTCGACGAGCACGACGAGCTCGGCATCGGCCCCGACGCCCGCGGCCCCAAGATGCTCCTCATCGAGGAGGGAAGCGGGACCTGGCAGGTCCGGCAGGTCTTCGACGACCCGGCGGGCGACCGGGACTGGGGCATCAGCGCCGAGATCGACCTCGCCGCCTCCGACGAGGAGGGCCGCGCCGTGGTCCGCGTGGTCGACGTCGACCGCATGTAA
- a CDS encoding amidohydrolase family protein encodes MALSRRTLLRGGVVLGGAVALHPCDPPLAWADGSGMVVRQATNIALSHHGGTGRIVFDAVNSLWLIPVAGGPARRLTDDVEDATWPSFFSDGRRVAFQSFRDGTYDICAVDLSSGEVERLTRGPQYDLDPSVSPDGRRLAHVSDTGGRSAIRMLDLRRGRAESVIGADDDRSYHAPTWHPGGDRIAYVAGESTIETLHLPSGRREVLHTAPEGQWFRGTSYGPGGELAYILADGPRATLHVDGEALTGQGEEPAPLPPSWMSRTELVYGADGEIRRRAVGGSRPRAIPFAVSLAPPGRPPRVRRPVSLPEESAVRGIAGPVLSPDGSCASFRALGALWLLRLGGKAEKIVDDGYFASDPAWFPDGRSIAYSSDREGVPNLWRHTLGGDEERLTDLPDGALVPSVCPKGERIAFQDESGATWVLDIATGRTRKIAAATDHPGKPSWSPDGRRVAMAVVSAASERDAAGHNHIMVVDTTTGDTTTQAVAPHRSIATRGDDGPVWSPDGKSLIVVIESLVHRVPVAADGTVTGAPVALSPLVADSVSVSAAGDVLFLSLGKLVLVGGREYVPPLTCKQPAPPPKQVIRAEALWDGRSDGYRRNVDITVDNGVITSVEDARPELTPAVEAGTVIPGLIDVHNHWHFRGRQWGSRQGPLWLAYGVTTSRSTGDPAYQMLETREAIHAGARVGPRFLGSGEPLDGTRCYYAFMRCVTSEKQLRREIERIIGLDYNVVKSYQRLPVKLERALVRRMRREGIPVVSHYLYPAMATGLNGMEHTGGGNRLGYSRTLSAGAGRTAEDTIRLLSGSHMWVSSTLLFAHEMFLETPDLVEDRRTKVLFPWWDYERLLQKVREAPDNEINKAWTEGDVDLLLRVHKAGGTVVAGTDAPLDDVGIGIHQNLRAMVKYGFSPREALQTATVNAARCLGAPDLGVVRPGARADLLVIDGDPLKDINDAARIERVLVDGKSYGIPELLAPFEDLHTPQGAALPALRSHGCCRSQKGN; translated from the coding sequence ATGGCACTGTCGCGACGCACCCTCCTCAGGGGCGGCGTTGTGCTCGGCGGCGCGGTCGCACTGCACCCGTGCGACCCGCCGCTCGCCTGGGCGGACGGCTCCGGAATGGTCGTCCGCCAGGCCACCAACATCGCCCTGTCCCATCACGGCGGCACCGGACGCATCGTGTTCGACGCGGTGAACAGCCTGTGGCTGATACCGGTCGCCGGCGGTCCGGCACGGCGGCTCACCGACGACGTGGAGGACGCGACCTGGCCGTCGTTCTTCTCCGACGGCCGGCGGGTCGCCTTCCAGTCGTTCCGCGACGGAACGTACGACATCTGCGCCGTCGACCTGTCGTCCGGCGAAGTCGAGCGGCTCACCCGCGGACCCCAGTACGACCTCGACCCGAGCGTGTCCCCCGACGGCCGGCGCCTGGCCCACGTCTCGGACACCGGCGGCCGCAGCGCCATCCGGATGCTCGACCTGCGCCGCGGTCGCGCGGAATCGGTCATCGGCGCCGATGACGACCGCTCCTACCACGCGCCCACCTGGCACCCCGGCGGCGACAGGATCGCCTACGTCGCCGGGGAGAGCACCATCGAGACCCTGCACCTGCCGAGCGGGCGGCGGGAGGTCCTGCACACCGCACCGGAGGGCCAGTGGTTCCGCGGTACCTCCTACGGGCCCGGGGGCGAACTCGCCTACATCCTGGCCGACGGCCCCCGTGCCACCCTCCACGTCGACGGGGAGGCTCTGACCGGGCAGGGCGAGGAACCGGCGCCGCTCCCGCCCTCCTGGATGTCGCGGACCGAACTGGTCTACGGCGCCGACGGCGAGATCCGGCGGCGCGCCGTCGGCGGTTCCCGGCCCCGGGCGATCCCGTTCGCCGTCTCGCTCGCCCCGCCGGGCCGCCCACCGCGGGTCCGGCGCCCCGTCTCCCTCCCCGAGGAGTCGGCCGTGCGGGGCATCGCGGGCCCGGTACTCTCCCCGGACGGCTCCTGCGCGAGCTTCCGCGCGCTGGGTGCCCTGTGGCTCCTACGGCTCGGCGGGAAGGCGGAGAAGATCGTCGACGACGGGTACTTCGCCTCCGACCCCGCGTGGTTCCCCGACGGGCGTTCGATCGCCTATTCCAGCGACCGCGAGGGTGTGCCCAACCTGTGGCGGCACACCCTGGGGGGCGACGAGGAACGGCTCACCGACCTTCCCGACGGGGCGCTGGTTCCGAGTGTCTGCCCGAAGGGTGAACGGATCGCCTTCCAGGACGAGTCGGGTGCCACCTGGGTGCTCGACATCGCCACCGGGAGGACCCGGAAGATCGCCGCGGCGACGGACCACCCGGGAAAGCCCTCCTGGTCGCCGGACGGCCGGCGCGTGGCCATGGCGGTCGTCTCGGCGGCCTCCGAACGGGACGCCGCCGGGCACAACCACATCATGGTCGTGGACACGACCACGGGGGACACCACCACCCAGGCCGTCGCCCCGCATCGGTCCATCGCCACCCGCGGCGACGACGGCCCGGTGTGGTCGCCGGACGGGAAGTCGCTCATCGTGGTCATCGAGAGCCTCGTGCACCGTGTGCCCGTCGCCGCCGACGGAACCGTGACCGGAGCCCCCGTCGCCCTGTCGCCCCTGGTCGCCGACTCTGTCTCGGTGTCCGCCGCGGGGGACGTCCTCTTCCTGTCCCTCGGCAAGCTGGTCCTCGTCGGGGGCCGGGAGTACGTCCCGCCCCTGACCTGCAAGCAGCCGGCCCCGCCTCCGAAGCAGGTGATCCGGGCGGAGGCACTGTGGGACGGCCGCTCCGACGGGTACCGGAGGAACGTCGACATCACCGTCGACAACGGTGTCATCACCTCCGTCGAGGACGCGCGTCCGGAGCTCACCCCCGCGGTGGAGGCCGGGACCGTCATCCCCGGACTCATCGACGTCCACAACCACTGGCACTTCCGAGGTCGCCAGTGGGGCAGCCGCCAGGGGCCGCTCTGGCTCGCCTACGGCGTCACCACCAGCCGGTCCACCGGCGATCCCGCGTACCAGATGCTGGAGACGCGCGAGGCGATCCATGCCGGGGCCCGTGTGGGACCCCGCTTCCTGGGCTCGGGCGAGCCCCTGGACGGTACCCGCTGCTACTACGCGTTCATGCGCTGCGTGACGTCCGAGAAGCAGCTCCGGCGCGAGATCGAGCGGATCATCGGGCTCGACTACAACGTGGTGAAGTCCTACCAGCGGCTCCCGGTCAAGCTGGAGCGCGCGCTCGTCCGCCGGATGCGCCGGGAGGGCATCCCGGTGGTCTCGCACTACCTGTACCCCGCCATGGCGACCGGCCTCAACGGTATGGAGCACACGGGCGGCGGCAACAGGCTCGGCTACTCCCGGACCCTCAGCGCCGGCGCGGGCCGGACCGCCGAGGACACCATCCGCCTCCTCAGCGGATCGCACATGTGGGTCTCGTCCACCCTGCTCTTCGCGCACGAGATGTTCCTGGAGACCCCGGACCTCGTCGAGGACCGGCGTACGAAGGTCCTCTTCCCGTGGTGGGACTACGAGCGTCTGCTGCAGAAGGTCCGCGAGGCGCCGGACAACGAGATCAACAAGGCCTGGACCGAGGGCGACGTGGACCTTCTGCTCCGCGTCCACAAGGCGGGCGGCACCGTCGTGGCGGGAACCGACGCCCCCCTCGACGATGTCGGGATCGGTATCCACCAGAATCTTCGCGCGATGGTGAAATACGGATTCAGCCCCCGCGAGGCCCTGCAGACGGCCACCGTGAACGCGGCCCGCTGCCTGGGCGCGCCCGACCTGGGCGTCGTCCGTCCGGGTGCCCGGGCGGACCTGCTCGTCATCGACGGCGATCCGCTCAAGGACATCAACGATGCCGCACGGATCGAGCGGGTCCTCGTGGACGGGAAGTCCTATGGGATACCGGAGCTCCTGGCTCCCTTCGAGGACCTGCACACCCCGCAGGGGGCGGCCCTGCCCGCCCTCCGCTCACACGGCTGCTGCCGCAGTCAGAAAGGAAACTAG
- a CDS encoding alpha/beta hydrolase, giving the protein MELSLLGRFARLVNDIGFDLTSKKFMLLLALLAVASFILLVRVWPRLSQGGGKSVLGRVGLLALATVTALAAVSSVVNWDIKVYPKWSDLLGTGDGTQDIVAAADHSGRKDGGLAVTASTVPGGGDRATSGQLDTVEFGGPSSGLTSTGYVLLPPEYFAGDGKDARFPVVLIAAGPDQRPEDVLKGLDPANAGGPPAIWAVVGLSGTDAKACVDVPGGPQGQTFVGQDAPAQLADTYRTAPTRQGWAIAGVGDGGGCALMAGLVHSANFSAVASLGGGVTAPDEPSGTDLYDGSEAVRHSTDPLWRAENLPGPPLQILLGQGKGQDAAGLDDFEQAVKDPMQVSRLPKSGGEDAASWKPRMREVASWLGDRLSADPPSA; this is encoded by the coding sequence ATGGAGTTGAGCTTGCTGGGCCGTTTCGCGAGGCTGGTGAACGACATCGGCTTCGACCTGACGAGCAAGAAGTTCATGCTCCTGCTGGCCCTGCTCGCCGTCGCCTCCTTCATCCTCCTCGTCCGGGTCTGGCCCCGGCTGAGCCAGGGTGGAGGCAAGAGCGTGCTCGGCCGTGTCGGGCTGCTCGCCCTGGCGACGGTCACCGCCCTCGCCGCGGTCTCCAGCGTCGTCAACTGGGACATCAAGGTCTACCCCAAGTGGAGCGACCTGCTGGGCACCGGCGACGGCACGCAGGACATCGTCGCGGCCGCCGACCACAGCGGCCGCAAGGACGGCGGGCTCGCGGTCACCGCCAGCACCGTCCCCGGCGGCGGCGACCGCGCCACCTCCGGGCAGCTGGACACCGTCGAGTTCGGCGGCCCCTCCTCCGGTCTGACGAGCACCGGCTACGTGCTGCTGCCGCCCGAGTACTTCGCCGGGGACGGCAAGGACGCGCGCTTCCCCGTCGTCCTGATCGCCGCCGGTCCCGACCAGCGGCCCGAGGACGTGCTCAAGGGCCTGGACCCGGCGAACGCCGGTGGGCCGCCCGCCATCTGGGCCGTCGTCGGGCTCTCCGGAACCGACGCCAAGGCGTGCGTCGACGTTCCCGGCGGGCCGCAGGGGCAGACATTCGTCGGCCAGGACGCCCCGGCACAGCTCGCCGACACCTACCGCACCGCGCCGACCCGGCAGGGCTGGGCGATCGCGGGGGTCGGCGACGGCGGCGGCTGCGCACTGATGGCCGGGCTGGTGCACTCCGCGAACTTCTCGGCGGTGGCCTCGCTCGGCGGCGGTGTCACCGCGCCGGACGAGCCGAGCGGCACCGACCTGTACGACGGCAGCGAGGCCGTGCGCCACAGCACCGACCCGCTGTGGCGGGCGGAGAACCTGCCCGGCCCGCCGTTGCAGATCCTGCTCGGCCAGGGCAAGGGGCAGGACGCCGCCGGACTCGACGACTTCGAGCAGGCGGTCAAGGACCCCATGCAGGTCAGTCGGCTGCCGAAGAGCGGTGGTGAGGACGCCGCGTCCTGGAAGCCGCGGATGCGCGAGGTCGCCTCGTGGCTGGGCGACCGCCTGAGCGCGGACCCGCCCTCGGCCTGA
- a CDS encoding GNAT family N-acetyltransferase, with product MVEMTSPITTERLVLRPFTEHDEDDMFEFESLPDVARYLFNEPRTRENNAEELAVRQKQTALRAEGDTLMLAIVLDDKVIGYTLLIWLSEANRQGEFGYVLHPGYHGKGYASEAAVEMLRLGFEQLKLHRIIGRCDPRNTGSARLMERLGMRKEAHFIESEIFKGEWGGELHYAMLATEWHESRRAAR from the coding sequence ATGGTAGAGATGACCTCCCCGATCACGACCGAGCGCTTGGTTCTTCGGCCGTTCACCGAACATGACGAAGATGACATGTTCGAGTTCGAGTCGCTCCCCGACGTGGCCCGCTACCTGTTCAACGAGCCGCGCACCCGAGAGAACAACGCCGAGGAACTGGCCGTACGGCAGAAGCAGACCGCCCTTCGCGCCGAGGGCGACACGCTCATGCTCGCGATCGTGCTCGACGACAAGGTCATCGGGTACACCCTGCTGATCTGGCTCAGCGAGGCGAACCGGCAGGGCGAGTTCGGCTACGTGCTCCACCCCGGGTACCACGGCAAGGGCTACGCCTCCGAGGCTGCGGTCGAGATGCTCCGCCTCGGCTTCGAGCAGCTCAAGCTGCACCGCATCATCGGCCGCTGCGACCCCCGCAACACCGGGTCGGCCCGCCTCATGGAGCGGCTCGGCATGCGCAAGGAAGCCCACTTCATCGAGTCGGAGATCTTCAAGGGCGAGTGGGGCGGCGAGCTCCACTACGCGATGCTCGCCACCGAATGGCACGAAAGCCGCAGGGCCGCCCGTTGA